A genome region from Streptomyces xanthophaeus includes the following:
- a CDS encoding PadR family transcriptional regulator, whose amino-acid sequence MRSHGQHGHDHGHDHGRGHDHCGPDRREGFKGRRAAFGPFGPPFGGGPFGGRGGRGGPRGRARRGDVRASILALLADRPMHGYEMIQEIGERSGGAWKPSPGSVYPTLQLLEDEGLITSASEGGKKLFTLTDAGRTEAESGPDAPWADAGRGFDFEAMQEVRTAGIGLMEAFGQVFKTGSPQQREKALGVINDARKKLYLILADEH is encoded by the coding sequence ATGCGTTCACACGGACAGCACGGACACGACCACGGGCATGACCACGGACGGGGCCACGACCACTGCGGGCCCGATCGTCGGGAAGGTTTCAAGGGGCGGCGCGCCGCCTTCGGCCCGTTCGGACCGCCCTTCGGCGGCGGCCCCTTCGGCGGCCGCGGCGGACGCGGGGGACCGCGGGGCAGGGCCCGGCGCGGCGATGTGCGCGCCTCGATCCTGGCGCTGCTCGCCGACCGGCCGATGCACGGTTACGAGATGATCCAGGAGATCGGCGAGCGCAGCGGCGGGGCCTGGAAGCCCAGCCCGGGCTCGGTCTACCCGACCCTGCAGCTGCTCGAGGACGAGGGGCTGATCACCAGCGCGAGCGAAGGCGGCAAGAAGCTGTTCACGCTCACCGACGCCGGCCGCACCGAGGCCGAGTCGGGCCCGGACGCCCCCTGGGCGGACGCCGGGCGCGGCTTCGACTTCGAGGCGATGCAGGAGGTCCGGACGGCCGGCATCGGCCTGATGGAAGCCTTCGGGCAGGTCTTCAAGACGGGCTCGCCCCAGCAGCGGGAGAAGGCGCTCGGGGTCATCAACGACGCCCGCAAGAAGCTCTACCTGATCCTGGCCGACGAGCACTGA
- a CDS encoding EamA family transporter, protein MQASGRNAGLGLALVSAFAFGGSGVAAKPLIEAGLDPLHMVWLRVAGAALVLSPLAWRHRDLVLRRPALLAGFGLVAVAGVQAFYFASLSRIPVGVALLLEYLGPALLLGYIRFVQRKPVTRGAAAGAAVAVVGLACVVEIWAGLSLDLLGVLFGLAAACCQAFYFVFADQGADGDDAPDPLGVIAYGMLVGALVMTVIARPWEMDWQVLGGDASVGGTMVPAPVLLAWVVLVATVFAYLTGVVSVRRLSPQIAGVVAFLEAVVATVFAWILLGEHLSTWQIVGGGLVLGGAFIAQSSRPAAPPVPAVADQVVPERETTTAGKS, encoded by the coding sequence ATGCAAGCGTCAGGGAGAAATGCCGGACTGGGCCTCGCCCTCGTCTCGGCGTTCGCGTTCGGTGGTTCCGGAGTGGCGGCGAAGCCGCTGATCGAGGCGGGTCTGGACCCCCTCCACATGGTCTGGCTCAGGGTGGCCGGGGCGGCGCTCGTACTGTCCCCGCTGGCCTGGCGCCACCGTGACCTCGTGCTGCGCAGGCCCGCGCTGCTCGCGGGCTTCGGGCTGGTCGCCGTCGCGGGTGTGCAGGCCTTCTACTTCGCCTCCCTGTCCCGCATCCCCGTCGGCGTGGCCCTGCTGCTGGAGTACCTGGGCCCGGCGCTGCTGCTCGGCTACATCCGCTTCGTGCAGCGCAAGCCCGTGACGCGCGGCGCCGCCGCGGGCGCGGCCGTGGCCGTCGTCGGACTGGCCTGCGTGGTCGAGATCTGGGCCGGGCTGAGCCTGGACCTGCTCGGAGTGCTCTTCGGCCTCGCCGCCGCCTGCTGCCAGGCCTTCTACTTCGTCTTCGCCGACCAGGGCGCCGACGGGGACGACGCCCCCGACCCGCTCGGGGTGATCGCGTACGGCATGCTCGTCGGCGCCCTGGTGATGACCGTGATCGCCCGGCCCTGGGAGATGGACTGGCAGGTGCTGGGCGGCGACGCCTCCGTGGGCGGCACGATGGTGCCCGCGCCGGTGCTGCTCGCCTGGGTGGTGCTGGTCGCGACCGTCTTCGCCTACCTGACCGGTGTCGTCTCCGTGCGCCGGCTCTCGCCCCAGATCGCCGGCGTCGTGGCCTTCCTGGAGGCGGTCGTCGCCACCGTGTTCGCCTGGATCCTGCTCGGCGAGCACCTGTCCACCTGGCAGATCGTCGGCGGCGGCCTCGTACTCGGCGGCGCCTTCATCGCGCAGTCCTCGCGGCCTGCCGCCCCGCCGGTGCCGGCCGTGGCCGACCAGGTCGTACCGGAGCGTGAGACGACCACGGCCGGCAAGAGCTAG
- a CDS encoding DUF5999 family protein, giving the protein MCQHQPACPSAESADREAARPVANHPEQGWSLLCNGVLLFEDTGELLPDGQIIAPHRPLAAA; this is encoded by the coding sequence ATGTGCCAGCACCAGCCAGCCTGCCCGTCAGCCGAATCCGCCGACCGGGAGGCCGCACGCCCGGTGGCCAACCACCCGGAGCAGGGCTGGAGCCTGCTGTGCAATGGCGTCCTGCTCTTCGAGGACACCGGTGAACTGCTGCCGGACGGCCAGATCATCGCCCCGCACCGCCCGCTCGCGGCGGCCTAG
- a CDS encoding type II toxin-antitoxin system Rv0910 family toxin, translating into MAEVTAESRIEASAAQLWSQLTDWDAYGQWSMTHTNFPKGGPETLAIGATFAENMKMMGFPAEVVWTVSELEAERLFAITGKGPMGVAVLTRYTLIPDGEATTVRIDGEFTGAAVSLMAGKLKDSATAALNESLRKLAGLVV; encoded by the coding sequence ATGGCTGAAGTCACCGCGGAATCACGCATCGAGGCGTCCGCCGCGCAGCTCTGGTCCCAGCTGACGGACTGGGACGCGTACGGGCAGTGGAGCATGACCCACACGAACTTTCCCAAGGGCGGACCCGAGACCCTCGCGATCGGCGCCACCTTCGCCGAGAACATGAAGATGATGGGCTTCCCGGCCGAGGTCGTCTGGACCGTCTCGGAGCTGGAGGCCGAACGCCTCTTCGCCATCACCGGCAAGGGCCCGATGGGGGTGGCGGTCCTCACCCGGTACACCCTGATCCCGGACGGCGAGGCCACGACGGTCCGCATCGACGGCGAGTTCACCGGGGCCGCCGTCTCCCTGATGGCGGGCAAGCTCAAGGACTCGGCCACCGCCGCGCTGAACGAGTCGCTGCGCAAGCTGGCCGGTCTGGTCGTCTGA
- a CDS encoding PhzF family phenazine biosynthesis protein, protein MRIRIVDAFTDRPFHGNPAAVLLLDAAFPPDAWLQQVACEMNLSETAFAHPLPPGGDADWALRWFTPAAEVDMCGHATLATAHVLATSGLATGRIRFSARCGILTAETAEDGTITMDFPTSSLTPVPAPPAVDHALGGPPILSVHDTADHIGDLVVELADEKTVRELEPDHAALRAFARRGVIVTAPAEDPSLGYDFVSRGFFPAFGIDEDPVTGSAHTALAPFWAQRLGRTELTGLQGGARRGLVRVTLAGDRTLLTGRAVTVVDGELLAPPSGAGQAG, encoded by the coding sequence ATGCGCATCCGAATCGTCGACGCCTTCACCGACCGCCCCTTCCACGGGAACCCCGCCGCAGTCCTGCTCCTCGACGCCGCGTTCCCCCCGGACGCCTGGCTCCAGCAGGTCGCGTGCGAGATGAACCTCTCCGAGACCGCATTCGCCCACCCCCTGCCGCCCGGCGGGGACGCCGACTGGGCGCTGCGCTGGTTCACCCCGGCAGCCGAGGTCGACATGTGCGGCCACGCCACGCTGGCGACCGCGCACGTACTGGCCACGAGCGGGCTCGCCACGGGCCGGATCCGCTTCTCCGCGCGCTGCGGCATCCTCACCGCCGAGACCGCCGAGGACGGCACGATCACCATGGACTTCCCGACGTCCTCGCTCACCCCGGTGCCGGCGCCGCCTGCCGTGGACCACGCGCTCGGCGGCCCGCCGATCCTCTCCGTGCACGACACCGCGGACCACATCGGTGACCTGGTGGTCGAGCTCGCCGACGAGAAGACCGTCCGCGAGCTGGAGCCGGACCACGCGGCCCTGCGTGCTTTCGCCCGGCGGGGGGTGATCGTCACCGCGCCCGCCGAGGATCCCTCCCTCGGGTACGACTTCGTCTCCCGCGGCTTCTTCCCCGCCTTCGGGATCGACGAGGACCCTGTCACCGGGAGCGCCCACACCGCGCTCGCCCCGTTCTGGGCGCAGCGGCTGGGCCGTACCGAGCTGACCGGCCTCCAGGGCGGTGCGCGACGCGGTCTCGTACGGGTGACCCTGGCGGGCGACCGCACCCTGCTCACCGGCCGGGCCGTCACCGTCGTCGACGGCGAGCTCCTCGCGCCCCCGTCCGGGGCCGGACAGGCGGGGTGA
- a CDS encoding DMT family transporter, with translation MSNHSPAAGRSLLYLVVAGAAWGTAGAAASLLFLASDLGPLALSFWRCAGGLVVLLGVLAVRGPRPATGRVRPSVASLIGTGLLFTLFQAAYFAAVRETGLAVGTVVTLGAGPVIIALGARSWMGERLGRGGVAAVVGALAGLAVLVLGSGGGEVRPLGVGWALLSAAGYAGMTLRARWLGQRGAGGDPLVTTAWSVAVGTVCLLPLAAVEGLLPHTADLGRVLWLLVYVATVPTALAYALYFTGAAAVRAATVSVIMLIEPVSAAVIAVLLLGERLTGAVVLGTVLLLTAVGALIVAEARRPAAAPTPVRSSPQSALR, from the coding sequence GTGTCGAACCATTCGCCCGCCGCCGGGCGCAGTCTGCTGTACCTCGTCGTCGCCGGAGCCGCCTGGGGCACCGCCGGGGCGGCCGCCTCCCTCCTCTTCCTGGCCAGTGACCTCGGCCCGCTCGCCCTGTCCTTCTGGCGGTGCGCGGGCGGGCTCGTGGTGCTGCTCGGGGTGCTCGCCGTACGCGGGCCCCGCCCCGCCACCGGCCGGGTGCGGCCCTCGGTGGCTTCGCTGATCGGGACCGGGCTCCTCTTCACCCTCTTCCAGGCCGCGTACTTCGCCGCCGTGCGCGAGACCGGCCTCGCGGTCGGCACCGTGGTCACCCTCGGCGCCGGGCCCGTGATCATCGCGCTGGGGGCCCGGTCCTGGATGGGCGAGCGGCTCGGCCGCGGTGGCGTGGCCGCCGTCGTGGGGGCGCTGGCCGGGCTGGCCGTCCTGGTGCTGGGCAGTGGCGGCGGTGAAGTACGGCCGCTCGGCGTCGGCTGGGCGCTGCTGTCGGCCGCCGGCTACGCGGGGATGACCCTGCGGGCGCGGTGGCTCGGGCAGCGCGGCGCGGGCGGGGACCCGCTGGTGACCACCGCCTGGTCGGTCGCGGTGGGCACGGTGTGCCTCCTGCCGCTCGCCGCCGTGGAGGGGCTGCTGCCGCACACCGCCGACCTCGGCCGGGTGCTCTGGCTGCTGGTGTACGTCGCCACCGTGCCGACCGCGCTGGCGTACGCGCTCTACTTCACGGGCGCCGCCGCCGTACGGGCCGCCACCGTGTCGGTGATCATGCTGATCGAGCCGGTGAGTGCGGCGGTGATCGCGGTCCTGCTGCTCGGGGAGCGGCTGACCGGCGCCGTGGTGCTGGGCACCGTACTGCTGCTGACGGCGGTGGGCGCGCTGATCGTGGCCGAGGCCCGTCGGCCGGCGGCCGCGCCCACCCCCGTACGGAGCAGCCCTCAGAGCGCGCTGAGGTAG
- a CDS encoding aminotransferase class I/II-fold pyridoxal phosphate-dependent enzyme yields MLGDYRITGRRAADIAAGVEAGVASGALPPGSLLPPMRELAGDLGVNPNTVAAAYRTLRERGVIETDGRRGSRVRSRPASTPRDALRMVVPEGVRDLAEGSPDVSLLPALEGPLAAAARRYGQAPTLYGADPVAPELAELARAGFDADGVPPGPVAVTSGALDAIERVLAAHLRAGDAVAVEDPGWGGALDLVPALGLRVLPVAVDDDGPRPEAVARALAAGARALVVTARAQNPTGAAVGAERARELRALLADHPGVLLIEDDHGNGIVDLPLHPLGGVTRHWVLVRSTAKAYGPDLRLAVLTGDAVTLDRLRGRQRLGPGWVSRLLQYAVVELWASGAVDPAVVARSYAGRRDALVEALRQRGVRAHGRSGLNVWVPVVDETVVVTRLLAAGWAVSPGAVFRVEAGPGIRLTVSQLSVAEVPGLADAVAAAVSVGAAGVRYD; encoded by the coding sequence GTGCTAGGAGACTATCGGATCACAGGGCGTCGCGCAGCGGATATCGCCGCCGGCGTGGAGGCGGGCGTGGCTTCGGGCGCGCTCCCGCCGGGTTCACTGCTGCCGCCGATGCGGGAGCTGGCGGGCGATCTGGGGGTGAACCCCAACACCGTGGCCGCCGCCTATCGGACGCTGCGCGAGCGCGGGGTCATCGAAACCGACGGGCGGCGCGGCAGCCGGGTGCGGTCCCGCCCGGCGAGCACGCCGCGGGACGCGCTGCGCATGGTGGTGCCCGAGGGCGTGCGGGACCTCGCGGAGGGCAGTCCGGACGTATCCCTGCTCCCCGCGCTGGAGGGGCCGCTGGCTGCGGCCGCCCGGCGGTACGGGCAGGCACCGACCCTCTACGGGGCGGACCCGGTCGCCCCGGAGCTCGCGGAACTGGCCCGGGCCGGCTTCGACGCGGACGGGGTGCCGCCGGGACCCGTGGCGGTGACCTCGGGCGCGCTGGACGCCATCGAACGGGTGCTGGCCGCCCATCTGCGGGCGGGCGACGCGGTGGCGGTCGAGGACCCGGGCTGGGGCGGGGCGCTGGACCTGGTCCCGGCGCTCGGGCTGCGCGTGCTGCCGGTGGCGGTGGACGACGACGGGCCCCGGCCCGAGGCGGTGGCCCGGGCCCTGGCAGCCGGGGCGCGGGCGCTGGTGGTGACCGCGCGGGCGCAGAACCCGACCGGGGCCGCGGTGGGCGCGGAGCGGGCGCGGGAGCTGCGGGCCCTGCTGGCGGACCACCCCGGGGTGCTGCTGATCGAGGACGACCACGGGAACGGGATCGTCGACCTGCCGTTGCATCCGCTGGGCGGGGTGACCCGGCACTGGGTGCTGGTGCGCTCCACGGCGAAGGCGTACGGGCCGGACCTGCGGCTCGCGGTGCTGACCGGCGACGCGGTCACGCTGGACCGGCTGCGGGGGCGGCAGCGGCTGGGGCCGGGCTGGGTGAGCCGGCTGCTTCAGTACGCGGTGGTGGAGCTGTGGGCCTCGGGCGCGGTCGACCCGGCGGTGGTGGCGCGCTCGTACGCGGGGCGGCGGGACGCACTGGTCGAGGCGCTGCGGCAGCGGGGGGTCCGGGCGCACGGGCGCAGCGGCCTGAACGTCTGGGTGCCGGTGGTCGACGAGACGGTGGTGGTGACACGGCTGCTCGCCGCCGGATGGGCGGTGTCCCCCGGGGCCGTCTTCCGGGTCGAGGCGGGGCCGGGGATCAGGCTGACGGTCTCGCAGCTGAGCGTCGCCGAGGTGCCGGGCCTGGCGGACGCGGTGGCGGCGGCGGTCAGTGTGGGGGCGGCGGGGGTGCGGTACGACTGA
- a CDS encoding pyridoxamine 5'-phosphate oxidase family protein — protein MTATPATETPGTPPPRDASTGSYEPTDRTVPSRSRNRARYDRETVHSILDQAYICHLGFVRDGAPVVLPTLFARVGESLYMHGSTGSRPLLAAGRTDPGLPVCVTVTHVDGLVLARSAFHHSLNYRSVVVHGTAHQVTDEAECRTALDAMVDAVAPGRSADTRPANARELAATAVIRVDLAEVSAKIRNGPVNDDAEDLDLPYWAGVVPVAPVYGTPVPAADLTPGIAVPDYLSAL, from the coding sequence ATGACCGCCACGCCCGCCACGGAGACGCCCGGGACGCCGCCCCCGAGGGACGCATCGACCGGAAGCTACGAGCCCACCGACCGCACGGTCCCCAGCCGCTCCCGCAACCGGGCGCGCTACGACCGCGAGACGGTGCACTCGATACTCGACCAGGCCTACATCTGCCACCTCGGCTTCGTCCGCGACGGCGCGCCCGTGGTCCTGCCCACGCTGTTCGCCCGGGTCGGCGAATCTCTCTACATGCACGGCTCGACCGGCTCCCGCCCGCTGCTGGCGGCCGGCCGCACCGACCCGGGCCTCCCCGTCTGCGTGACCGTGACCCACGTCGACGGACTGGTCCTGGCCCGCTCGGCCTTCCACCACTCGCTCAACTACCGCTCGGTGGTCGTGCACGGCACCGCCCACCAGGTCACCGACGAGGCGGAGTGCCGGACGGCCCTGGACGCCATGGTCGACGCCGTCGCCCCGGGCCGCTCCGCCGACACCCGGCCGGCCAACGCCCGGGAACTCGCCGCCACCGCGGTGATCCGCGTGGACCTCGCCGAGGTGTCCGCGAAGATCCGCAACGGACCGGTGAACGACGACGCCGAGGACCTGGACCTGCCCTACTGGGCGGGCGTGGTTCCGGTGGCCCCGGTGTACGGAACCCCGGTGCCCGCCGCGGACCTGACCCCCGGCATCGCCGTCCCGGACTACCTCAGCGCGCTCTGA
- a CDS encoding glutamate-cysteine ligase family protein: MGEKVVAGGFDLSDRQRYRRKLHECLEGLERLLEEKRFDRPKNMMGLEIELNLAGADGLPRMVNAQVLERIASPDFQTELGMFNLEVNVLPHRLGGRVFDQLAEELSAGLGYAHRQAAEIDAGVVMIGILPTISRADLVTANLSAVDRYSLLNEQILMMRGEDFTLDIDGVERLIWTSGSIVPEAACTSVQLHLQVTPARFSAVWNAAQAVAAVQIAVGANSPFLFGRELWRESRPPLFTQATDTRPPELQAQGVRPRTWFGERWVDSAYELFAENVRYFPALLPICDEEEPLRVLAEGGVPGLQELVLHNGTVYRWNRPVYGVADGVPHLRVENRVLPAGPTVADVVANAAFYYGLVRTLADEPRPVWTRLPFAEAEANFDAACRYGIDARLRWPRRGRAGGLASVPAVRLVLDELLPMAAAGLDAWGIEPADRDHYLGIIEERCRRRVNGATWQVDTYHRALAAGLERDEALAATTRRYTELMHKGDPVHTWPVGLTEEVSVPAPAVR; encoded by the coding sequence ATGGGGGAGAAGGTCGTGGCAGGCGGATTCGACCTGTCCGATCGGCAGCGGTATCGAAGGAAGCTTCACGAGTGTCTGGAGGGACTGGAGCGGCTCCTGGAGGAGAAGAGGTTCGATCGCCCGAAGAACATGATGGGACTGGAGATCGAGCTGAATCTCGCGGGTGCCGACGGGTTGCCGAGAATGGTGAATGCACAGGTTCTGGAGCGGATTGCGAGCCCCGATTTCCAGACCGAGCTGGGAATGTTCAATCTGGAGGTGAACGTCCTTCCGCACCGGCTCGGCGGCCGGGTTTTCGACCAGCTCGCCGAGGAGCTCAGCGCCGGGCTGGGCTATGCCCACCGGCAGGCCGCGGAGATCGACGCCGGAGTGGTGATGATCGGTATTCTGCCGACGATCTCCCGCGCCGACCTGGTCACCGCGAACCTGTCGGCGGTGGACCGCTACTCGCTGCTCAACGAGCAGATCCTGATGATGCGCGGGGAGGACTTCACGCTCGACATCGACGGCGTCGAACGGCTGATCTGGACCTCCGGGTCGATCGTGCCGGAGGCCGCCTGCACCTCCGTACAGCTGCATCTGCAGGTGACCCCGGCCCGGTTCTCGGCGGTGTGGAACGCGGCGCAGGCCGTGGCCGCGGTGCAGATAGCCGTCGGCGCCAACTCGCCCTTCCTGTTCGGGCGTGAGCTGTGGCGCGAGTCGCGGCCGCCGCTGTTCACGCAGGCCACCGACACCCGGCCGCCCGAGCTCCAGGCCCAGGGCGTGCGGCCGCGCACCTGGTTCGGGGAGCGGTGGGTGGACTCGGCGTACGAGCTCTTCGCCGAGAACGTCCGCTACTTCCCCGCCCTGTTGCCGATATGCGACGAGGAGGAGCCGCTGCGGGTGCTCGCCGAGGGCGGGGTACCGGGGCTGCAGGAACTGGTCCTGCACAACGGCACCGTCTACCGGTGGAACCGGCCCGTGTACGGGGTCGCCGACGGGGTGCCGCACCTGCGGGTGGAGAACCGGGTGCTGCCGGCCGGGCCGACGGTCGCCGACGTCGTCGCCAACGCCGCCTTCTACTACGGGCTCGTACGCACCCTCGCGGACGAACCGCGCCCGGTGTGGACCCGGCTGCCCTTCGCCGAGGCGGAGGCGAACTTCGACGCGGCCTGCCGGTACGGGATCGACGCCCGGCTGCGGTGGCCGCGCCGGGGCCGGGCCGGGGGGCTGGCGAGCGTGCCCGCCGTGCGGCTGGTCCTGGACGAGCTGCTGCCGATGGCGGCGGCGGGGCTGGACGCCTGGGGCATCGAGCCCGCGGACCGGGACCACTACCTCGGCATCATCGAGGAACGCTGCCGGCGCCGGGTGAACGGGGCGACCTGGCAGGTGGACACCTACCACCGGGCACTCGCCGCCGGACTGGAGCGGGACGAGGCGCTGGCCGCGACGACCCGGCGGTACACCGAGCTGATGCACAAGGGCGACCCGGTGCACACCTGGCCGGTCGGGCTGACGGAGGAGGTGAGCGTCCCGGCGCCCGCCGTGCGCTGA
- a CDS encoding DMT family transporter — MSAPTTPGPILPAASPSPASPTTTAASTTGRRRGGLLDWRVRFAILSVVWGFSFLLIKVGTEAYAPFQVALGRVLFGALALLTVLLVRREPLPRGLRTWGHLTVAALLLNTAPFSLFAYAELSIPSSLAGICNATSPLWGMALSLVALSEDRPTRRRFAGLGLGFLGVLTVLGAWQGFSGVDAKGTAFALLASLCYPIGWIYVRRTLAGTPGSPVALTGGQLMISTIQLALVSAAFTSAPSSFPLWPTLSVIALGALGTGMALQMQYGLVTEVGPTTAQMVTYFIPVIATTAGVLVLGEQLHWNTPVGAAIVLAGAALTQTRPGARRPA, encoded by the coding sequence ATGAGCGCACCGACCACCCCCGGGCCGATCCTCCCGGCCGCCTCCCCGTCCCCGGCCTCCCCCACCACGACCGCCGCCTCCACCACCGGCCGGCGCCGGGGCGGCCTCCTGGACTGGCGGGTCCGGTTCGCGATCCTCTCGGTCGTCTGGGGCTTCAGCTTCCTCCTGATCAAGGTCGGCACGGAGGCGTACGCACCCTTCCAGGTGGCACTGGGCCGGGTCCTGTTCGGCGCGCTCGCCCTGCTCACCGTGCTGCTCGTCCGCCGCGAGCCGCTCCCCCGGGGACTGCGCACCTGGGGCCACCTGACCGTGGCGGCGCTGCTGCTCAACACCGCCCCGTTCTCGCTCTTCGCGTACGCGGAGCTGAGCATCCCCTCCAGCCTGGCCGGCATCTGCAACGCCACCTCGCCGCTGTGGGGCATGGCGCTGTCGCTGGTCGCCCTGTCCGAGGACCGCCCGACGCGCCGTCGGTTCGCCGGGCTGGGCCTCGGCTTCCTCGGCGTCCTGACCGTGCTCGGAGCCTGGCAGGGCTTCTCCGGTGTCGACGCCAAGGGCACCGCGTTCGCCCTGCTGGCGTCCCTCTGCTACCCCATCGGCTGGATCTACGTCCGCCGCACGCTGGCCGGGACCCCCGGCTCCCCGGTGGCCCTGACCGGCGGCCAGCTCATGATCTCCACGATCCAGCTCGCGCTCGTGAGCGCCGCGTTCACCTCGGCGCCGAGCTCGTTCCCGCTCTGGCCCACCCTGTCGGTGATCGCGCTGGGCGCCCTCGGCACGGGCATGGCCCTGCAGATGCAGTACGGGCTGGTGACGGAGGTCGGCCCGACCACCGCCCAGATGGTCACCTACTTCATCCCGGTCATCGCCACCACGGCGGGCGTCCTGGTCCTCGGCGAGCAGCTCCACTGGAACACCCCGGTCGGCGCCGCGATCGTGCTGGCCGGCGCGGCCCTCACCCAGACCCGCCCCGGGGCCCGCAGGCCCGCCTGA
- a CDS encoding CPBP family intramembrane glutamic endopeptidase: protein MGWSQWDGRTESGVRTEPEPVFVELDEDGRRSLLRTETLLVLALSLGASGVSALISFIGSLTKPGGLKDQAATLNGSYAPGRPWLDLAWQLFGIASALVPVLLVAHLLTREGAPGLRVLGFDRTRPWWDLGRGALVAACIGSAGLAFYLGARATGFNLTVVPEALPDVWWKFPVLILSALQNAVVEEVIVLAYLLRRLGQLGWSPMAALLASSVLRGSYHLYQGIGGFIGNVVMGVVFVLAYRRWGRVGPLVVAHALLDIVAFGGYALLAGKVGWLPTP, encoded by the coding sequence ATGGGGTGGTCGCAATGGGATGGCAGGACGGAGTCGGGCGTGCGGACGGAGCCGGAGCCGGTGTTCGTGGAACTGGACGAGGACGGGCGGCGGAGCCTGCTGCGCACCGAGACGCTGCTCGTCCTCGCGCTGTCGCTGGGCGCGAGCGGGGTCTCGGCGCTGATCAGCTTCATCGGCTCGCTCACCAAGCCCGGCGGTCTCAAGGACCAGGCGGCCACGCTCAACGGCTCCTACGCCCCGGGCCGGCCCTGGCTGGACCTCGCCTGGCAGCTGTTCGGCATCGCGAGCGCCCTGGTGCCCGTACTGCTGGTGGCGCACCTGCTGACCCGTGAGGGCGCCCCCGGATTGCGGGTGCTGGGCTTCGACCGCACCCGGCCCTGGTGGGACCTGGGCCGGGGAGCCCTCGTCGCGGCCTGCATCGGAAGCGCCGGGCTGGCCTTCTACCTGGGCGCCCGGGCCACCGGATTCAACCTCACGGTGGTGCCGGAGGCGCTGCCCGACGTGTGGTGGAAGTTCCCCGTACTGATCCTCTCCGCGCTGCAGAACGCCGTGGTGGAGGAGGTCATCGTGCTGGCCTACCTGCTGCGCCGGCTCGGCCAGCTGGGCTGGTCGCCGATGGCCGCGCTGCTGGCCAGTTCGGTGCTGCGCGGCTCGTACCACCTCTACCAGGGCATCGGCGGCTTCATCGGCAACGTGGTGATGGGCGTCGTCTTCGTCCTCGCCTACCGGCGCTGGGGCCGGGTGGGACCGCTCGTCGTCGCGCACGCGCTCCTCGACATCGTGGCCTTCGGCGGGTACGCCCTGCTCGCGGGCAAGGTGGGCTGGCTGCCGACGCCGTGA
- a CDS encoding IS481 family transposase, whose amino-acid sequence MVHRNAPLTETGRLRLARCVVDDGWPVRRAAERFQVSHTTAARWAGRYRMLGIAGMSDRSSRPHHQPARTPTAVEQQVLRMRREHRIGPLRLAARCRIAPSTAHRILQRHGLPPLAALDRATGEPVRRYERARPGELVHIDVKKLGRIPDGGGHQALGRAEGRRNKTGAGWAYLHTALDDHTRLAYTEDLPDETAPTCAAFLTRATAWFASLGINVERVLTDNAWAYTKHTWRQTCRDLDIQPRWTRPWRPQTNGKVERFHRTLLEEWAYQKPYTSDRQRQEAFTDWLHWYNYHRPHTGISGQTPASRATNLSGQHI is encoded by the coding sequence GTGGTCCACCGTAATGCCCCGCTGACGGAGACCGGGCGACTGCGCCTGGCCCGGTGCGTCGTCGATGACGGCTGGCCCGTGCGGCGGGCCGCGGAACGGTTCCAGGTCAGCCACACCACCGCGGCCCGCTGGGCCGGCCGCTACCGGATGCTGGGCATCGCCGGAATGAGTGACCGGTCCAGCCGGCCACACCACCAACCCGCCAGGACGCCGACCGCCGTGGAGCAACAGGTGCTGCGGATGCGGCGCGAGCACCGGATCGGGCCGCTGCGGCTGGCCGCCCGCTGCCGGATCGCACCCTCGACCGCCCACCGGATTCTCCAGCGGCACGGCCTGCCCCCGCTGGCCGCCCTGGACCGGGCCACCGGCGAACCCGTTCGCCGCTACGAACGGGCCCGCCCCGGCGAACTCGTCCACATCGACGTCAAGAAACTCGGCCGGATCCCTGACGGCGGCGGGCACCAGGCACTGGGCAGAGCCGAAGGCCGCCGCAACAAAACCGGTGCCGGCTGGGCCTACCTGCACACCGCACTCGACGATCACACCCGCCTCGCCTACACCGAAGACCTGCCCGACGAGACCGCCCCGACCTGCGCCGCCTTCCTCACCCGGGCCACCGCCTGGTTCGCGTCCCTGGGCATCAACGTCGAACGTGTCCTGACCGACAACGCCTGGGCCTACACCAAGCACACCTGGCGCCAGACCTGCCGCGATCTGGACATCCAGCCCCGATGGACCAGGCCCTGGCGCCCACAGACCAACGGCAAGGTCGAACGCTTCCACCGCACCCTGCTCGAAGAATGGGCCTACCAGAAGCCCTACACCTCAGACCGGCAGCGCCAGGAAGCTTTCACCGACTGGCTGCACTGGTACAACTACCACCGACCCCACACCGGCATCAGTGGCCAGACACCCGCCAGCCGCGCCACCAACCTGTCCGGACAACACATCTAG